The genomic window TTTCAGAGCTCCAATCTCATTCAGCACCGACGAGTCCATACTGGAGAAAAGCCCTATAAATGTACTGAGTGTGGAGAAGGATTTAAACAGAGCTCAAATCTcattcaacatcagagaattcacactggagaaaagCCCTATCAGTGTGATGAATGTGGCAGATGTTTCAGCCAGAGTTCCCATCTTATCCAGCATCAGAGAACCCACACGGGAGAGAAGCCCTATCAGTGCATTGAATGTGGTAGGTGCTTTAGCCAGAGCTCTCACCTTAGTCAACATATGAAACTGCACAGAGAAGAGAGACCTCTCAAAATCCGTGGCAAAAATACCAGGATGAAAAATCGTTTGGTATCAAGTTGGAGAATCCATACAGGAAGGAAGTCAGTATCTTTGCTGTGCTAAACCAGAGACACCACTCAGGCCtgctttaataaaaatgaaaaaaaaacctaccaCTCTTGTCCCCACCACTACCCTCCTTGCCACCCCCTTCCTTTCCCGAATCTCTGTTCCTCTACCCCTTCCTACCCTCACCCAACAGAAAATGATTTAACTTTAATTGGGATTTATTGTGAGTTTGTTGATATTTAAGGTGAAGGACTTGCTATCATCATCCTTTGGTTTGATGGTTTTTCACCTACAAATTTTCCTGTGGTGCTTTTAAAGTTTGATGCAATGAGAAGGTACATGAATATGTCAGTCATTGAGTTTTAGGATTGGTCAGACATTGTAtaaagtagaagggaagggaagttaaTTCCATTCAAAGAATTGATGGATTAGCTTTTGGGTGTTTGGAACACCTGGGTTTTGTCCTTGTTGTATTTGATATATTTTCAAGTGCTTAACATGTAGATTTATTATAAAAACTGAAGATGCATACAAACATAGATTCAAGCTCATTTTTAATCAGTGGAGAGCAATTTAATCAATGTTGGATTAAAGGTTTTCTGTTCCCGTTATTATGCTTTATCATTTATTAGTACAAGACTGTAATAGAACCTCTAATTTTCATCGCTTCCTGAACTCTCCTCAGCAGAAGACATAATAGCTGAAGTGAGAGCTAGTGTTCATAGGACTTAGGCATTTAAATGATTGTACTAACAGTAATCATGCTTTCCCTTTTATTCAGAGATAATGCTATTAACCTACAAATTACTAAGTCAGTCACTTGAATTTTTTTCGGGAATGGTGCTGCATTTATTCTGTTCATCCATACTCAGTTCCCTGGATTACCTCTCTTGTGTCCATGGGCATGAATTATTAAGACCAGGGTTATGAAGTAGTCTATATCCGCTGAACAGAATGAAGATCTACCGGCACACATGACTTTGGCATCAGTAACACTGTGCTTTCAGCTAACCATTTGAACTCATGAGCTCCTTGTAGTAAAAAGAAAGTTATAGCATAACAAAATATCTGATGCTCTTATCTAATCTGTTAACTATTTGCTTGTGTGCTTGCTAATTAAAAACATGATTTGCAAcgagtctccctgacttcaactTTAAGAACTTTAGAAACCTTGATCTTTTAAAGCAAGTTTTCTCAACAGTTGCAAAAGCCATTAACTTCTAGTTTGGGTACAATTTAGCTCCTTCTTTGAGATAAGTCCATTGCTTTCTAGATCACAGTTAACATTTTAGAAGTCCAGGAAAACCTGTTTCTGAACTTCTGAGGGAACAGTGTCATGTTTCAGACATCCTGGCCAAACTTAAGCTCAGGGTTTTGGTTCCTATTGGATGCCGAGATTCTCAtaattttctctatcttttgtaaTCATTTCTGATTCTACTGTGCTAATGACAGTTCTCtgtgaaataaaacaatattttatacaATGCCaacctttgttttttaaatgctcaTTTTTCAGTTTCTGGTTTTGTCCTTTTCTACTGTCTAATTAACTGTCCAGGGGTCTTTGGTCCCTCCTACTCACCCAACCCTCAGCTTTTTGAGTCTTTATGATTCCATCCAAAAATGAGGTTAAATGCCTTTATGTTCTAGTTTGTTTCCTTTTGCCTAGTCAGTATCAAAGTGCCATATATGTTCCTTCAGAGAATTCTGAGGGATATCACACTGACCATATCAGCCATTATAATTACAATCCCTTATACAATTACTTGTACAATTAAAATTACTTGTGTAATTATTTCAGTGGCCCATATCTCTATGATGTCCTGCTCTTCGAAGGGAAAtgactggtaaaaaaaaaaaaatgttctgccATGTAATATAATGAGTATCTGATGTAGAGGTGTTAAGCTAGATGACTGAATCTTTTCATCAGTCATGTTAGGTAATTTTTGCATTGGGTGGGATATGAAAATAgatttccaaggtctcttccatttGTACATTCTGTAAAAGTACAAAAGCCTAGGATATAACACTTGTTGATAATCTGTGATGGAAAAGTTCTGCTCACCTTCCACATAATTCTAtaattcaatttgttttttatGTTAGATGAGAGTTCTAAATGCAAATCTTGTAATAATGaacattttttgccttttctccttAGTCTGTCAACAACTTGATGACTGACTTGTTCATAAAGGGATACACATGATCAGTGTTAAAAAGAGTGTAAATGACTTCCTGTCTTCATGGGAACAAAATTCCTATAATTAATAttccaaattaaattttttttgtaaataggtctagaactagaagggacttcaaagaccATCCAGTTCAATGCCCTCTGTCAGTTAATAGAACTTAAAATCAATCTAGggagatgcaaagagaaaaacaaataaaaccaaaaccaCTCCCTATCTTAAAGGAGCTTACAGGCTATGGAGTCCCTAGGTCTTTGGGTTCACAAGAAAGAGGTAAGAGGGCTCTGGAAGGTCTCCATTGAAGGTCAATTTTCTATCTCCTACCCTGAATACTCCATggacatctgaaaaaaaatgatttaggtATGCCTTGTGTTTAAATTTTCCTGAAAGTGAACACCAGGGTCCCTAACTCCTACAGAGGTACTGAGGGTACAGTATAGGAATTGAGTATGGGACAAACTTTTTTATCTTGCAACACAACAACATGACATAAAGAATTCACAGGCACTCGTGAACAAAGCATTCAAATACATCTCATTAGAATTCTTCACTCACCCAAAGCAAAGACACTTTAGGAGATTtctgtgtgcacatatacatgcttgcacacatgtgcacacagagaaaacaaaaagtgGAGCTGATTCAATCGAAGTCTAGAAGCTTTTTTCCCAGACTTAGCATGTACTGGGGGAAGTGGGGAGTTATTGGGAGGAGGGGTTGATAAAGGGAACAACCCTTTCCACTACCTTCTTCATCCTACTTTTTACCCTCTGGAATCCAAGGGAAGGAGTACAAAAGGCTAAACATGGTggtcagagagaggaaaaggcaaAACTTCTGTTTGCCAACTTCTGGCAAAACTTGGTCTCCTTTGAGTCTCGGTCAACATCCGTCTTGGAAACAATTACTGGTTAACCAGCTAGCTTATAACCATAAAGCCTGCATAATTGTTAGACAATCCCAAGTTAAAGCATTTTGTCAGTCCAACTTTTCCATAGCTAGTGGGCTTGGAGAGTACATCCACTGCCATCTCCCTCCCCAGAAAAATTAAAGCTGTAAATAAGCCAGCAAACAAGCAAATGAAGAAACAACGGTTTTCTCAGAGGGGAAGTCTAGTGCCAGATGAATTTTAAGGTGTGTGGGACCCTACTCAATAGGAGCTAGAAATCTGGGATGAATTAGGAGTCAACCTTTTACCTTCAGTGGTGAAACCAAACTGTCATGTGTAAAAAGTTTTCGGCCACATATAAAAGCCCCAGACAATTTCACCAATAAACTCGCTGTAGCACTTGAAGTAACCAGAAATGGAATTCCACACAaaatttctccaatgaattatTTCAGGTACATTTTTATTCTGAAGCACCTAGGAGACTAAGTTCTTGCCCTAGAATGCACAAGGAGGTAAACATTAGGGTGTCTGACTTTACCTGGGCTATCATATTCCATATTTGCCTTTTCCACTCCTACGTTGAAAGCAGTCTTTATCCTTGTATTCTTCCAAAGTGCCTAGCGTTAAACCTTGAATGGAGTAAGTAGGTATCCAATAGCAACTGGAGGAATGAATATTTATAAGACAAAAAGCACATGTGGATTCTAGGCCTCAATGGCCCTATGCCTTGAGTTGCACTGTACCAGGGAAATGGGGGTGATAGAGAGTTTCCTCTGGTGACAGCTTGTGTCTTGGAAAAGTATACCTCGAAGATATATTCAGGAATATGAATATTCACATCTAAAAAAGACAGTGTGATGTCTTGTACAGACTATTGAAGCTAGTCAGGAGTCCTGACTTTGAATCTTGTCTGAGGCATTGGCAGTATGTATGGTCATGCGCAAATCACTAGACTCAGAGCATTAGCTTATGCATACATAGAATAGCAATTCTAATACACAACTGAGCTTATAGGATTATTTAGGAAAATAGTTTGCAAATCTTACATACTATgagaatatgagttattattgttTAGTCAACAAATATAATAGACCTTATCAAATGTCCTTGTGAAAACCCCAGGTATTAACTATGCTTATTATGTTTCCCTGATgagattagtctggcatgacctgtttcTGATAAAGTGATGCTGGTTCTGTATAATTTCTTTAAGCTTCTTTGAgttttgccaggaattgaagtcaattACATTGACTATAGTATGTCAGTTCTatcttctcactctctccttacaaattagaaaatttttctcttttttcaatccTACAGTTCTTGAACTCTTAGGCTATGCTAGTTGAGCATAGGCTTGGATAGGCCCTGTCAAACTGGGCAAGAGTTTGAGTATAGGACTGAATAGATAGGTctggttatttttgtttgttttttggagaaCTAACACAACTAAGTTTGGAGAAGTTTATTAGCAGAAGATTGTTGATAACGGATTCTACTCCCAACATCAtcaaatactgattttttttggCACCAGCAACTCATCAAGCATAGGGACAGAAATCTACAGGAATAGAGGGAGTACTCACACTGTTAAAATCACAAATTTTGAAgtattgaaatatgatatccaagAAAGATGTCTTTATCAGTTAAACATTGGatcaataattttgattataagcGGTTCTGTGACTGGTATATACCAAAGTTTTAAGTCCCTAGATTTTATTTGAAACATTTTGAGGCCTATGAAGTATAGTTTAAATGTAGAAAATTTATCAGGTGTTCAACAAACGTGCAGAAAGAGCATATATCTTTTATACATTTTAAGGTTGTTTTTCATAATAATGTCCAGTAGATGGCGAAAAAGgcaaatagaaatggagacatTTGCTTACCATTATTCTTTAACCCCAGGAAATCTCCCATGTATTCAGTTAGAGGCTTGAGtgtgaaaatgacaattctatagGTCCAAAAAAAGGAACCTGTAGTTCACTGGAATCACTAGTGACTAAGAACTATTTGGATATTATGAAAGTTTGTTTTAGGGCATCTTTGCTTTAATGttacaaacaattcaatattagTACTGGAATAAATTTTACGAATCATTTaatccaatcacctcattttattgagaagtggaagaaaaagtaAAGGAGTCACTTACTCAGAGTCACCCTGCAAGTTAACAGAGCTGGGACTAAAACCCAAATGTTCAGTCTTGCATTATGGTTTTCCCTCCAGATCTAATATTGCAGTAAGAGGGACTAAACACAGGGTCAACTAGACTTCTTTTAAGTAAAACTTTTTACAAATTTAATAAGGTAGAGTAGTTATTCCATTTGTGTTCCTTTCTCTGAAAAGGGAACACAATTTTTCCTAtgtgtttttaaatttcaatttttaaatttcaattactATTTACTAACTCACAGAGCCCCCAGTTGAGACActctcttgttaaaaaaaaaaatgtaattttccaAAATAAATCAACACTGTGGCCATGTGTGAAATTGCATATTCACTCTGTACTTCTTGCTCATCGTGACCTATCAAATCTTAAAACAAGCAGAGAAACAAGTCATTTATATTTGTCATACAATTTCTCAAGTACacacccttcctctccccctgcAAGGAACCCTACATTATAACAAGGAAATCAGTTATACAAAAACAAGTCATCTGGAACCAATaatgttcattttctttaatcTGAGTTTGACTGGCTCCTAGGACTGTTTCATTTCATGACTGTAATTAGACattttattcttctggttctttaTCTGGTCTGTATCAACtcgaatgagttcaatacaattCAACAACTTATACACTAGGTACTATCCATGTTTCTCTGAGAGTCTATGGTTTCTTATGGAGCCATAATGTTCCATTAGTCATATCCTACAATTTTTttcgtttttcttttttgtgaataATACATaactaatttattttcagttcttaacatttacttccacaagaatttgaattccaaattttctccctatctctcctcaccccaggacagcatgcaccccattcaccccttcttccagtctgtcttcccttcttccatcccccttcccctctattttcctgtagggcaaaatagatttctatatttcattgcctgtatatcttaatttccatttgcatgctaaaacaatttttaacattcattcttaaagctttgattcctattgtctccctccttcctcacccacccttattgagagaacaagcaattcaatataagtcatacatgtgtaacaatgcaaagcactttcataatagttatgttgtaaaagactaacaaCATTTCCCTCAGTCCTATTCtgaccttcatttattctattttctcctttgacctgtcctcccacaatagtgtttacttctgattatccctttccccaatttgctgtcccttataTTATCtaccctctcctatccccttcccccttaccttcctgcagggcaaaatagatatctatatccaataaagtgtgtgttattctctccttaaaccaaatccataagagtaaggctcaattattccctttcatctcccccctcttcccctccattgtaaaaactttcttcccttttttatgtgagatgatttgctagatcatacctttccctttttcttactcctagtacattccgttcaacagtaaattttatttttttaggtattctctcttcatattcagctcactctgtgccctccatctatgtgtgtgtgtatacacacacacacacacatacacacacacaaacatacacatactcttgtacatatacatacctacacatatataatatacacatacatacatatccgtccccacctatatatatatatattccctctaactatcctaatactgaaaaaggtctcatgagttacaaataacatctttctatgtaggaatgtaaacagttcaactttaatgaattccttaaagcttctctttcctgtttaccttttcatgtttctcttgattctgttatttgaaagtcaaattttctattcagctctggtcttttcaacaagaatggttagaattcctctatttcattgaaattcgatttttttccctgaagtattttatactcagttttgctgagtaggtgattcttggttttaatcctagctcctttgacctctggaatatcacattccaagcccttcgatcccttagtgtagaagctactaatcctgtgttatcctgattgtattgtcacaatacttgaattatttctttctggatgcttgtaacattttctccttgacctggaaactctggattttggctacaatattcctaggagttttcttttttggatctctttcaggaggtgattggtgaattctttccatttctattttaccctctgattctagaatatcaggtcagttttccttgataatttcttggaagatgatgtctagactctttttttgattgtggttttcaggtagaccaataatttttcaattatctatttttccagtcagttgtttttctaacgagatatttcacattgtcttctattttttcattcttttggttttgttttataatttcttggtttctcataaagtcattagcttccatctgctccaatctaatttttaaagagctatttttttcagtgagcttttgaacctccttttccttctggcacattctgctttttaaagcattcttttgtcatttgagttagtctctttttaaaggtgttattttcttcagcattttttggatctcctttagcaagctgttgactcacttttcatgatctttttgcatggctctcatttctttccccaatttttccttcacctctcttacttgattttcaaaatcccttttgagctctcccatgggctgagaccattgcatgttttTTTGGTGGTTTTTGATGTAAATGCCTTggcttttatgttttcctctgatgctatgctttgtttttcctcatctgaaaggatggaagaaagtacctgttcaccaagaaagtaacctatagccttattttttcccccattttgggcatttttcccaactagttacttgacttttgagtcccttgtcaaatggagggtatactttagggatctgtaagttatctgttcctccagggtggcacaatcaagggacaggagtttattcctctcctggcctatgctctgctCTGtaagcaggattccctctccacagtcaccaccagctccaccacaccaagGATCTTCCTCACTAcgggactgccactcaggactgagactcagattggctgcttgattcccccaggatctttaggccaagggctccaaaagtggatactGCTGCCACAGTGGTTGCTACCATCCTGGGGCTGAGACTGGGGTGAGAACTGACtgccttctcacccaggtgaaagggctttcttactgacctttgaaactgtctttggcatttgtgggttgagaaatctgggaaccccAGTAGCTCcgcatgattctgtgccctgaacctgctccagtcctgtccatgctgtgctgtgcagccaagactgggctgcactccactctgaacctggtgtgatagacctttcatgttggccttctaggctgtcttggatTGGACATCTCttttactttgttgttttgtggctcttgctgctctagaatttgttgagagtcattttatacaggtattttgtgggatgtaggggaagcactagagtatatgcatctttctactcccctatcttggctctgccctcaatGAATGTAACTTTTAGGTAACTTCAACATTCATTGGCTTCGcccttctttaggactgggaGCTAAACTCATCTTTTCCAATCCGGTGGTTACTGTTGTATTTTCCAAATTTGATGACATATTATAGTTaattaaaacaagacctggactTGACTGGGgatcagatcatgagcttctctttgcaaaattcagacttatactgaaaaaagtagggaaaaccatcacACTATATGCATATGACCTAAATACCATCCTTATTGTGataaatagatttaagggattggATTTGGAagatagagtgcctgaagaaaTATGAACAGAAGTTCACAATATTGTACATGgatcagcaacaacaacaaaatattccaaaatattccAAAGTGAAATGACTGCATGATGAGACTTGACAAATAtctgaagagagaaggaaagtgaaaggtaaggggaaaagggaaagttaTATCCAAGTGAGTGTAGAAtttcagagaatagcaaggagagaaaaGGCTTTCTTAAATAAGAAATGTAAAGAAGCAGAAGGAAAcaatagaataggaaaaaatcCAAGAGATACCTCCAGGAAAATTTGAGATATCAAAgaaaagtttcatgcaaaaatggacatgataaaagacaaaaatggtagggatttaacagaaggaaaagagattaagaagaggttgCAAGAATACACAAAGGAACTATACaggaaagatcttaacatcaccaatAACCAAGTTGGTGTGGTTACTAATTTATAGCCAGACATCCTAGGGAATGAGGTTAAGTGGGCTTTACAGAACATTGCTAACAGTAAGGATAGGAACTTCAGTTGAGCTATTTAAAAACCTAAAAGATGATGCCATTAAAGTGCAGCATCCAATTGTCCTATAAATGAACAATTAACTGGTAATAGAATGGGACCAGATCAAGAAAGCAGAGAGGATTGTCACTGAGAAATAGTACAGTGTTTTTAATAATCCCAAGTTTCTCACTGAAACAAATGTTTATCTTTCAAATTACAGTAAGTTCCTAATAAAGGAGTCAACCATGGTATAgcggatagagagctggtctccaagtgaggaagacctgaattctctgatgcatactggctatgtgacccttggtaaaTCCTTTAATTTCTTAGTGCCCAAGGGAACTCTCTCTTAGATTTTAAGTTGTGGAGCAGGTAACAATCTTCTTTGGTAGCAGAAGTTTATTTAATGCCAATTCTGTGCATCAGCGATATCACAAGTCtaattcaagaagaaaaaaaaggaaggaaggaaggaaggaaagaaagaaagaaggccagaaggaaaggaaaaaaagacagaaagaaagaaggaaagaaagaaaaaaggaagggaggaagaacagaagaaagaaataaaaaaagaaggaaggacaaaaaggaagaaagcaggaaggaaggagagaagaaagaagggaggaaataaagagaaagaaagaaagcagggaagggtaagggagagagagaggaagagacagaaaatgagagagagggcaggggaagaaagggaggaaggaaggggagaagaaagaaaagtctcaTTGATTATGTATGGCTACGAATTAGAGAATGCCAGactctgaaaaattaaaaggaacATTACTCAAAAAGCAGAAGAGAGATGCACAGTGGGTATAAATGGGTAGCAACACATTACAATTGGTGATATGTGTGTGTTGCCCATATAAGTTATGTGTGTCCATATGTGTCTGTCTAGATGTAGTTTGAAAGGAGACATATATTTAAAGTCTCTGCTATCTACTCTTTTCCAATGGAAATGTTGACTCTTGAAAAGAGGGGTCCAAGAGACTGGGGCCATGAGCACAACCACTCTGCTCCTCTCAAAGAGGGGATAACAGGCTGCAATTGTATCTCTCCATACTATCCCCTCATACCAATAATGTTCatttagagcagaggtgtcaagcTCAAGGCCTGAGACCTTCAGGAACcataataaaatgtaattgagaaatatttaagaaaataaacaggCAAATCAGCATAATGTTGATAAAAATAAACCTAAGATCCATTACAATGGAATTAACTTATCTAGACAAAATTGAtttgtctccatttttctttctcacccctctAAAAGTATTCTCTCCTTCAAaattttagagcacttttttgtcttttttcttttgatcctaCCACTCCTTACCTTGAGTGATGCTTATTTCTGAACCTATTGCATCCACCCCAAgaagaatggaagctccttgaggacagagatcaAGCATCATCATCTTATCTTGTGTCCCCAGGACCTCGTGTGGAACATttaatgggcacttaataaaatgtggCAGATAGAAGGTTCTGCATCAGAAATTAACCTGAGGACTAGGCCTTTCTAAGGAACCACATGCATCTATCTCTTTCTTGAGGGACACAGGACCCAGGTTCCAATTGGTAACACATTAGATATTTTAATTAATACAACCAGAGATATACCAAGCAAGCAATTTAAAGGTGGAATGATTAAACACACATGGTTATAGGTGTTGAAATTGTTGGATTTTCCTTGAAAGAACTGGCAGCAACggtctagatttctttcttccacTGGTTTTGATGGATTACTTTAGTCAAAACATTATTTggagtttttgtttcttcttattctttatttaatGAAATTCTACTGAAGAGAGACTTCTGAGAAATCCAGTTGAAATTTCCTAGTAATTTCATGAACTGGATACATTCCTCATAAATCAttacataattttcattttaaaaagattgaCACCATCAACCAAAATCTGTTTATTCAAAAGATAAATCATGTGAAGTGCCTTCGTTACCTCTCTTCCCTACTTTTGACTCTAAAGCTAGTGTTCCCTCCCCTCTAGGTGTATATGAGGGTGAGTTAATATCCTTTTCTGCAAATTAATGCCTCTAAGTCTCTGGGAACTATATCTCTATAACCTGATCTCTCCCATTAAAAGTTCACAATCACATATGGCTAAAAGTTATCCCCAAAGACTTAGTCTCAGTTGTCTA from Notamacropus eugenii isolate mMacEug1 chromosome 1, mMacEug1.pri_v2, whole genome shotgun sequence includes these protein-coding regions:
- the ZNF22 gene encoding zinc finger protein 22; translated protein: MQLGRSKGNISRSPSQGKTFENPCKIARQRKRWGMSSCYDTGFSRFRNSLEEKPYKCTQCEKSFSQSSTLFQHLKIHTGEKSYKCADCGKSFFQSSNLIQHRRVHTGEKPYKCTECGEGFKQSSNLIQHQRIHTGEKPYQCDECGRCFSQSSHLIQHQRTHTGEKPYQCIECGRCFSQSSHLSQHMKLHREERPLKIRGKNTRMKNRLVSSWRIHTGRKSVSLLC